The Podospora pseudocomata strain CBS 415.72m chromosome 3, whole genome shotgun sequence genome window below encodes:
- a CDS encoding hypothetical protein (EggNog:ENOG503NYDR; MEROPS:MER0006204; COG:V), with the protein MTPEFESTVQKAIENDVLPGAVMLVRSKDGKLNYTHSLGPLSLSPSSSPANAPLQPDSILAMASTTKLLTSIAVLQQVQSGKVALATDISPHLPELAAQPVLSGFTPDGQPILSPRTEPILLKHLLTHSSGCSYTWNNPDVVTYLTTITNKTVPVPLTPVGGSTVPERCSYPLSFQPGKGWVYGSGLDWAGLLVERLSGVKLENYLQDNILSVLGIERGEITFYPARYDALDGRRAGMTTRGKGKLSHHKLADSPAENEAMGGEGGFGSMKAYVTILADFLEPNKSRLLRPEWQAVLFGGCLTPESKKVLNESLKGEGRDWMVGWVNPVEGGAEYDWSPAGLVTAEPGTTGNRGRKRGFVQWGGAFNLAWLIDREAGVCGVFATQIVQPGDLQVRPLIKEFEEVIYSKL; encoded by the exons atGACACCCGAATTTGAGTCCACCGTTCAAAAGGCCATTGAGAATGACGTCCTCCCCGGTGCGGTGATGCTCGTCAGGTCAAAAGATG GCAAACTCAACTACACCCACTCCCTCGGCCCCTtgtccctctccccttcttccagtccagcaaacgcccccctccaaccagACAGCATCCTCGCCATGGCCTCCACAACCAAACTCCTCACCTCCATCGCGGTCCTGCAGCAGGTCCAATCAGGGAAAGTAGCCCTCGCGACTGACatctccccccacctcccgGAACTGGCCGCCCAACCTGTTTTGAGCGGGTTCACCCCCGACGGACAACCAATTCTGTCTCCACGAACAGAACCGATACTGTTAAAACACCTCCTGACCCACTCGTCAGGCTGCTCCTACACCTGGAACAACCCCGACGTGGTAAcctacctcaccaccatcaccaacaagaccgtccccgtccccttGACCCCGGTCGGGGGAAGTACAGTACCCGAGCGGTGCTCTTACCCGTTGTCGTTCCAACCCGGAAAGGGATGGGTCTACGGCTCGGGACTGGACTGGGCGGGTTTGTTGGTGGAAAGGCTCTCTGGTGTCAAGCTAGAGAATTACTTGCAGGATAATATCCTGTCAGTGTTGGGGATCGAAAGGGGGGAAATCACCTTTTATCCTGCTCGGTACGACGCCCTCGACGGACGCCGAGCGGGTATGACGACccgggggaaggggaaactTTCCCATCACAAGCTGGCGGATAGTCCGGCAGAGAATGAGGCtatggggggggagggggggtttgggagcaTGAAGGCCTATGTCACCATCCTCGCTGACTTTCTGGAGCCAAATAAGAGCAGGTTGCTGAGGCCGGAGTGGCAGGCGGTCTTGTTTGGGGGGTGTTTGACACCCGAGAGCAAAAAGGTCTTGAATGAGAGTctaaagggggaggggagggattggatggtggggtgggtcaacccggtggaggggggagcagAGTACGATTGGAGTCCTGCTGGGTTGGTTACTGCTGAGCCTGGGACGACGGGTAATagagggaggaaaagggggtttgttCAGTGGGGTGGGGCTTTTAATCTTGCTTGG CTCATCGACCGGGAGGCGGGCGTGTGCGGTGTTTTCGCCACGCAGATTGTCCAGCCGGGGGATTTGCAAGTTAGGCCGTTGATCAAGGAGTTTGAAGAGGTGATTTACTCCAAGCTGTAA